In one window of Gossypium hirsutum isolate 1008001.06 chromosome A01, Gossypium_hirsutum_v2.1, whole genome shotgun sequence DNA:
- the LOC107916975 gene encoding lipase: MIRWWIYALQLAELLVSSLVHVLYGLYIFSTAVAGDLSQALTDRFFKPNANIEVKSEDPSGTNVDDLPPIVLVHGIFGFGKGKLGGFSYFAGAEKKDERVLVPDLGSLTSIYDRARELFYYLKGGQVDYGEEHSKAYGHSQFGRIYEQGNYPQWDEDHPIHFVGHSAGAQVVRVLQQMLADKKFKGYEDTSENWVLSITSLSGAFNGTTRTYFDGMQPDDGKTMKPLSLLQLCRVGVIIYDWLDISWLKDYYNFGFDHFNMSRKKLGAWGLVDCLLGNAGPFATGDWILTDLTIQGSMGMNSHLQTFPNTFYFSYATKRTTKILGVTVPSGILGIHPLLFIRVLQMSQWRHPPDVPPPYKGYRDEDWQENDGALNTISMTHPRLPIEHPSRLVVNDSDCLPLQPGIWYYKIVEADHILFIVNRERAGVQFDLIYDSIFERCRKHVFRKTPQTLPNQAP, from the exons ATGATAAGATGGTGGATATATGCTTTGCAATTAGCGGAGCTGCTTGTTAGTTCTTTGGTGCATGTGCTATATGGGTTGTATATCTTTAGCACGGCCGTTGCTGGGGATCTTTCTCAGGCTTTAACTGATCGCTTTTTTAAGCCTAATGCAAATATAGAGGTCAAAAGCGAGGATCCCAGTGGGACCAATGTTGATGATCTGCCTCCTATTGTATTGGTTCATGGCATTTTTGGATTTGGCAAAGGA AAATTAGGAGGTTTTTCATATTTTGCTGGGGCAGAGAAGAAAGATGAGAGAGTTCTTGTGCCTGATTTGGGATCTCTTACCAGCATATACGATAG GGCGCGTGAATTGTTCTATTATTTGAAAGGAGGACAAGTTGATTATGGTGAAGAACACAGCAAGGCTTATGGGCACTCGCAGTTTGGACGAATTTATGAACAAG GGAATTACCCACAATGGGATGAAGATCACCCTATTCACTTTGTTGGCCATTCGGCTGGTGCACAGGTCGTGCGTGTCTTGCAGCAGATGCTTGCTGATAAG AAATTCAAAGGATATGAGGATACCTCTGAGAACTGGGTTTTAAGCATAACATCCTTATCGGGGGCTTTCAATGGCACTACTAGAACTTATTTCGACGGCATGCA GCCAGACGATGGGAAAACGATGAAACCTCTAAGTCTGCTTCAACTATGTCGGGTTGGAGTTATAATTTATGATTGGTTAGATATCTCGTGGCTAAAGGATTATTACAATTTTGGGTTCGATCATTTCAACATGTCAAGGAAAAAATTGGGTGCTTGGGGTCTAGTTGATTGCCTGTTGGGGAATGCAGGGCCGTTTGCTACAGGAGATTGGATCCTTACTGATCTTACAATTCAAGGGTCAATGGGAATGAAtagccatcttcaaacctttcCCAATACATTCTATTTCAGCTACGCAACCAAGCGTACAACCAAGATCCTGGGCGTAACAGTCCCTTCCGGCATTCTTGGTATACACCCATTGCTTTTTATACGAGTACTACAGATGAGCCAATGGCGTCATCCCCCTGATGTTCCTCCCCCTTACAAAGGCTACAG GGATGAGGATTGGCAGGAGAATGATGGAGCTCTGAACACAATATCAATGACTCATCCACGTCTCCCAATTGAGCACCCAAGCCGTTTGGTTGTCAATGATTCTGATTGCCTGCCTTTGCAGCCAGGCATATG GTATTACAAGATTGTAGAGGCAGATCACATATTGTTCATAGTGAATAGGGAAAGAGCAGGCGTCCAATTTGATCTGATATATGACAGCATATTTGAGCGTTGCAGAAAGCATGTGTTTAGAAAGACTCCACAAACATTACCCAATCAAGCTCCCTAA